The following nucleotide sequence is from Mesobacillus jeotgali.
TTCCTGGTCATCACTGTCGTCCGCAGGGTGATCGAACCAAAGATTTATTCAACGAACCTTGGCATATCACCGCTTGCCTCCCTGGTCAGCATGTATATTGGACTTAAGCTTCTGGGGCTCGCCGGTATTTTTATCGGTCCAATTGTCGTGATTATCTACGACACTTTGAGGAAAGCAAATGTTATCCGGCTCAATTTCAAGATTTAATATTTTGGCCGCTTTTTTTGGATAGCAGAACATGATTAAGCATAAATTATGTTTGTTACCAAGAAGGAGGAACTAAAGTAATGAATGTAGGCCGTGCAAAAGAGATCGTTGAGTCAGCAGATATGATCAATGTAACGTATGATGGGACACCAGTCATAATCCAGCATGTAGATGAGAAAAGCAAAATGGCGAGGATTTATTCTAAATCAGAACCGGAAGTAGAAAGAGACGTGCCAGTCTTGAATCTAATAGAGGAATAGAAAAACGGGAGAACATTACGTCTCCCGTTTTTTTATATCATAAAGCGGCAAGGTGATCTTAAATTTAGTGCCCTTGTTCAGTTTGCTTTTTACCTCCAC
It contains:
- a CDS encoding H-type small acid-soluble spore protein gives rise to the protein MNVGRAKEIVESADMINVTYDGTPVIIQHVDEKSKMARIYSKSEPEVERDVPVLNLIEE